A section of the Streptomyces sp. V3I8 genome encodes:
- a CDS encoding 3' terminal RNA ribose 2'-O-methyltransferase Hen1 encodes MFLTISTTGAPERPATDLGHLLHKHPDNAQAFPTSYGTAHVLYPEASAERCTAALLLEVDAVALVRRGKGKGRGGAPDAALAQYVNDRPYAASSLLAVALSSVFSSAMKGTCRAKPELPARPLPLRVEVPALPARGGADLVRALFAPLGWTVRAEPVALDSAFPEWGDSRYVSLVLEGEQRLADALRHLYVLLPVLDDAKHYWVSSDEVDKLLRAGEGWLPDHPEQELITSRYLSRRWSLTRQAMERLELVRLAETDDSAVEEIDNAVEGTEEAEEAEETESAGGGSDGVRDGQADGGDEPVSLAVRRRDAIIGVLRDTGAGRVLDLGCGQGQLVQALLKDTRFTEIVGVDVSMRALTMASRRLRLDRMGERQAGRVQLLQGSLAYTDKRLKGYDAAVLSEVVEHLDLPRLPALEYAVFGSARPRTVIVTTPNVEYNVRWETLPAGHTRHGDHRFEWTRAEFMTWADTVAERHGYGVEFLPVGPDDPEVGPPTQMAVFTVGTENRSRTSSATKEEKAA; translated from the coding sequence GTGTTCCTGACGATCAGCACGACCGGCGCCCCGGAGCGCCCCGCGACCGACCTCGGTCATCTGCTGCACAAGCATCCCGACAACGCGCAGGCGTTCCCGACCTCCTACGGCACGGCGCACGTCCTCTACCCCGAGGCGAGCGCGGAGCGCTGCACGGCGGCGCTGCTCCTGGAGGTCGACGCGGTGGCACTGGTCCGGCGGGGCAAGGGCAAGGGCCGTGGCGGAGCCCCGGACGCGGCCCTCGCGCAGTACGTCAACGACCGCCCGTACGCCGCCTCCTCCCTGCTCGCCGTGGCGCTGAGCAGCGTGTTCTCCAGCGCGATGAAGGGCACCTGCCGGGCGAAGCCGGAGCTGCCCGCCCGCCCGCTGCCCCTGCGCGTCGAGGTGCCCGCGCTGCCAGCCCGCGGTGGCGCCGACCTCGTGCGCGCGCTCTTCGCACCGCTCGGCTGGACGGTGCGTGCCGAACCGGTGGCGCTGGACAGCGCGTTCCCCGAGTGGGGCGACTCGCGGTACGTGAGCCTCGTACTGGAGGGGGAGCAGCGCCTCGCCGACGCGCTGCGGCACCTGTACGTCCTCCTGCCGGTGCTCGACGACGCCAAGCACTACTGGGTGTCCTCCGACGAGGTGGACAAGCTGCTGCGGGCCGGTGAGGGCTGGCTGCCGGACCACCCGGAGCAGGAGCTGATCACCAGCCGCTATCTGTCGCGCCGCTGGTCGCTGACCCGGCAGGCCATGGAGCGGCTGGAACTCGTACGGCTCGCCGAGACGGACGACAGCGCGGTCGAGGAGATCGACAACGCGGTCGAGGGAACTGAGGAAGCCGAGGAAGCCGAGGAGACCGAGAGCGCCGGGGGCGGGAGCGACGGCGTCCGCGACGGACAGGCGGACGGCGGGGACGAGCCGGTGTCGCTCGCCGTCCGGCGGCGGGACGCGATCATCGGCGTGCTGCGGGACACCGGAGCCGGGCGGGTCCTGGATCTCGGGTGCGGGCAGGGGCAGTTGGTGCAGGCACTGCTGAAGGACACGCGCTTCACCGAGATCGTCGGGGTCGACGTGTCGATGCGGGCGCTCACCATGGCCTCGCGGCGGCTCAGGCTGGACCGGATGGGGGAGCGGCAGGCGGGACGCGTCCAGCTCCTGCAGGGCTCGCTCGCGTACACCGACAAGCGGCTCAAGGGGTACGACGCGGCGGTGCTCAGCGAGGTCGTCGAGCACCTCGACCTGCCGCGGCTGCCCGCCCTGGAGTACGCCGTGTTCGGCTCCGCGCGTCCCAGGACCGTGATCGTGACGACGCCGAACGTCGAGTACAACGTCCGCTGGGAGACCCTTCCGGCCGGTCACACCCGGCACGGCGACCACCGCTTCGAGTGGACGCGCGCGGAGTTCATGACCTGGGCGGACACGGTGGCCGAACGGCACGGGTACGGGGTGGAGTTCCTCCCGGTCGGACCCGACGATCCCGAGGTGGGGCCGCCGACCCAGATGGCCGTCTTCACGGTCGGCACGGAGAACAGGAGCCGCACGAGCAGCGCCACGAAGGAGGAGAAGGCCGCATGA